From a single Camelus bactrianus isolate YW-2024 breed Bactrian camel chromosome 11, ASM4877302v1, whole genome shotgun sequence genomic region:
- the CHRM3 gene encoding muscarinic acetylcholine receptor M3: MTMHSNSSTSPLFPNISSSWIHSPLDGGLPPGAVTHSGSYNLSQAAGNFSSPDGTAGDPLGGHTIWQVVFIAFLTGVLALVTIIGNILVIVSFKVNKQLKTVNNYFLLSLACADLIIGVISMNLFTTYIIMNRWALGNLACDLWLSIDYVASNASVMNLLVISFDRYFSITRPLTYRAKRTTKRAGVMIGLAWVVSFVLWAPAILFWQYVVGKRTVPPGECFIQFLSEPTITFGTAIAAFYMPVTIMTVLYWRIYKETEKRTKELAGLQASGTEAEAENFVHPTGSSRSCSSYHFQQPSTKASARSTCGRCHFWFTAGSWKPSSEHMDQDHSSSDSWNNNDAAASLENSASSDEEDLGSETRAIYSIVLQLPGHSALLNSSKSPSADSLQVPGEEPGAAGLEGRAGRPQAQKSLDGRGSLQKSFSQLPIQLESAVDTAKAPDGSSSVGKTTATLPLSFKEATLAKRFALKTRSQITKRKRMSLIKEKKAAQTLSAILLAFIVTWTPYNIMVLVNTFCNSCIPKAYWNLGYWLCYINSTVNPVCYALCNKTFRTTFKALLLCRCDQRRRRKQQYQQGQSAVFHRRVPEPAS; this comes from the coding sequence ATGACCATGCACAGTAACAGCTCAACCTCACCTCTGTTTCCGaacatcagctcttcctggaTTCACAGCCCTTTGGATGGGGGGCTGCCCCCAGGAGCCGTCACTCACTCTGGCAGCTACAACCTCTCCCAAGCAGCCGGGAATTTCTCCTCCCCAGATGGCACGGCCGGTGACCCCCTGGGGGGTCACACCATCTGGCAAGTGGTCTTCATCGCGTTCTTGACCGGCGTCTTGGCCTTGGTCACCATCATCGGCAACATCCTGGTGATTGTGTCCTTTAAGGTCAACAAGCAGCTGAAGACAGTCAACAACTACTTTCTCCTCAGCCTGGCCTGTGCTGACCTGATTATCGGGGTCATTTCGATGAATCTGTTTACCACCTACATCATCATGAACCGATGGGCTTTGGGGAACTTGGCCTGCGACCTCTGGCTCTCCATTGACTACGTGGCCAGCAATGCCTCCGTCATGAACCTGTTGGTCATTAGCTTCGACAGGTACTTCTCCATCACAAGGCCACTCACGTACCGAGCCAAGCGAACGACAAAGCGGGCAGGCGTGATGATCGGCCTGGCGTGGGTGGTCTCCTTTGTCCTCTGGGCCCCCGCCATCCTGTTCTGGCAGTACGTGGTGGGGAAGAGAACTGTGCCCCCCGGGGAGTGCTTCATCCAGTTCCTCAGCGAGCCGACCATCACCTTCGGCACGGCCATCGCTGCCTTCTACATGCCCGTCACCATCATGACCGTTCTGTACTGGAGGATCTATAAGGAGACGGAGAAGCGCACCAAGGAgctggctgggctgcaggcctcgGGGACAGAGGCCGAGGCCGAGAACTTTGTCCACCCGACCGGCAGCTCCCGGAGCTGCAGCAGCTACCACTTTCAGCAGCCGAGCACAAAAGCCTCGGCCCGGAGCACGTGCGGCCGCTGCCACTTCTGGTTCACCGCCGGGAGCTGGAAGCCCAGCTCCGAGCACATGGACCAGGACCACAGCAGCAGCGACAGCTGGAACAACAACGACGCCGCGGCCTCCCTGGAAAACTCCGCCTCCTCCGACGAGGAGGACCTGGGCTCTGAGACCAGAGCCATCTACTCCATCGTTCTCCAGCTGCCGGGGCACAGCGCCCTCCTCAACTCCAGCAAGTCGCCCTCGGCAGACAGCCTCCAGGTGCCCGGGGAGGAGCCGGGGGCAGCAGGCCTAGAGGGGAGAGCCGGCCGACCGCAGGCCCAGAAAAGCCTGGACGGCCGGGGCAGTCTTCAGAAGAGCTTCTCCCAGCTTCCCATCCAGTTGGAGTCGGCCGTGGACACCGCCAAGGCCCCGGACGGCAGCTCCTCAGTGGGCAAGACCACAGCCACTCTGCCTCTGTCCTTCAAGGAAGCCACCCTGGCCAAGAGGTTCGCGCTGAAGACCAGGAGCCAGATCACCAAGCGGAAGCGGATGTCCCTGATCAAGGAGAAGAAGGCAGCGCAGACCCTCAGCGCCATCCTGCTGGCCTTCATTGTCACCTGGACGCCCTACAACATCATGGTTCTGGTGAACACCTTCTGTAACAGCTGCATCCCCAAGGCCTACTGGAACCTGGGCTACTGGCTGTGCTACATCAACAGCACGGTGAACCCCGTGTGCTACGCCCTGTGCAACAAGACCTTCAGAACCACCTTCAAGGCGCTGCTGCTGTGCCGCTGCGACCAGCGGCGGCGGCGCAAGCAGCAGTACCAGCAGGGGCAGTCGGCCGTCTTCCACAGGCGGGTGCCCGAGCCGGCCTCCTAG